The genomic DNA TTGGTTTCGCCGTGGAAAAGAGTTTCTACAACAGTCCATATAGTGGCAACAAAGGCAGCTCCCATGACATGTTAGCTTCAATGAAAGCAATCAAAGCCATTTGCCAACCAACCGATTACAAGCGAGAATGTCTCGACAGCCTCAGCTACGCCTCCGGAAACACCACCACGGATCCAGTACAGCTCATTAGATACGGCTTCAAGGTTGCAATGAAGTACATTTCCGATGCTGCCAAAAAATCCGACTTCCTGCGAAAGCTCGAGAAGGATCCCCGAACCTCCAGTGCCCTCGACACATGCGAAGAGCTCATGGAATTGGCGCTTGGTGAGCTCAGGCAATCGCTTGTGCGATTGGGGTTCATCGATGATCTTACGAAGTTTAATGAAATGTTGATGGATTTGAAGGTTTGGTTGAGCGCTACAATCACTTACCAAGAAAGCTGCTTGGATGCTTTTGAGAATACAACTAGTTCTACTGATGCAGCGGAGGAGATGAAGAATGTGTTGAAAACCTCCATGCATTTGAGCAGCAATGCCCTTGCCATGGTTTCTCAAGTCTTTTCAGCCTTCACTGACTTGAACAACCCTGACCCTAGCCACCGCCGCCTCCTCCAATTTGATGCCTTCCCTGTTATTGGCCACAGTGAATTCGAAGACCCCAAGTGGTATGGAGGTGAAGGCAGGAAACTCCGCCGCCTCCTCCAATTTGACGCCTTCCCTGTTATTGGTCATGGGGAATTCGAAGATCCCAAGCGGTATGGAGGTGAAGGCAGGAAACTCCGCCGGCTCCTCCAATTTGATGCCTTCCCAGTTATTGGTCATGGGGAATTCGAAGATCCAAAATGGTATGGAGGTGAAGGCAGGAAACTTCTCACAACCAGTACCACTTCTGCTCCGAAAATTAATAAGCCCGACATCATTGTGGCAAAGGATGGAAGTGGAAGCTACAAGACCATCACTGAGGCACTAAAACATGTCCCCAAGTATGGCAATGAGACCTTTATCATCTACATCAAGGAAGGTATATATAATGAGCATATCCTGGTTTCTAGGAGCATGACAAATGTGATGATGATCGGCGATGGTCCGAATAAGACCAGAATAACCGGAAACAAGAACTTTGTAGATGGCACGACCACCTACCGTACTGCCACTGTTGGTAAGCATGCTTCTCGTAAATTGCCTTAAATATACTCTTAAACACACTTATGTCTGTAGATAAATGTTTATGTTGTCAGACTATGAATTTGCGTAATAAGACATACGATTAATTTGGTTATTGGATGCATGCAGCTATTCAGGGAGACCATTTCATGGCAATGGACATAGGGTTTGAGAACTCTGCTGGTCCGGAGAAACATCAGGCTGTTGCATTGAGAGTAAGCGCTGACAAGGCAATCTTTTACAGGTGCTCAATGGACGGGTACCAAGACACCCTCTACACTCATGCTCAACGCCAATTCTACCGCGACTGCACCATCTCTGGTACCATAGATTTTGTGTTCGGAGATGCCACTGCAATCTTCCAAAACTGCACTTTCTTGATCCGCAAGCCATTGCCAAACCAGTCTTGCATTGTGACAGCTCAAGGCAGGAAAGAACGGCGCCAGCCATCTGCAATCATCATTCAAAACAGCACAATCACCGCCGATCCTGATTACTTCCCTGTCAAGGATGAGAACAAGGCATATCTTGGCCGTCCATGGAAGGAATATTCGAGGACAATCATCATGGACTCATACATTGATGACGTGATTCAACCGGAAGGTTGGTTGCCATGGGAGGGTGAGTGGGGGCTCAACACATGCTTCTATGCAGAGTTAGGCAACACAGGCCCTGCTGCTAACAAGGCAAGGCGCGTGGCATGGCGCGGGATGAAGAAGATTACTGAAAACCATGCTGCAGATTTCACACCCGGTAGGTTCTTCAGGGGTGATAAGTGGATTAGGCTCTCCGGTGTGCCTTATATCCCCGGCCTGACCGCTAGGAACCAACCGAAAACTGCAACTGTAAGTACTCCATCTGTCTTGAAAGGCGTCTGATTTATATAACTTGATAatgtttgagttgtttttgttggTCTGAAATTTGTATACAAATGTATAATTATGTAAAGCTCGATTGAATTAATTCTTCAAATATCTTAAACCACATGCCATAAAAAGTGTTTTACGCTTCCTTAATTGCTTACCATCAACGCCAAATGGGATTTACGAATCGAAAACACAGTAAATATGGCAGCCCCAGGCATGATGCCGGAAGAGATGGTGGTGTAAATCTTAGCAAGGCTGCATCCGAAATCTCTAATGCGATTCAAGTGCGTTCGAAAGTCACGGTATGCACTAATCAATGACCCCCAAGTTTGTGAGCAAACACCTCCATTCGTACAACGATGTCTCCTCCTCCACACATCCTTTTCAAACGGACCATGGCCAAGGAGACCGAAACTACCAAGGAGGAAGTTGCATTTTCGTTCCTCGATCTTCCAGTATGGCGAAAGAAGAATTTATGATAGGTGCAAATCGCGATTAGAAATATAATGCATTCCTCAAATGTACTAAACACTGTTCTCTTTTGGTGAACTGAACACCATGTTGAAATAATAGAGACAATTGGAGCTTAACGGTGAAATAAAGTAAATACGATACCAAACACCTAAAGCCAAAGCAAAATTggattccagaaacagtgtttTCAATCCTAACCGGCTTAAACTCTAAAGCCCTTGCTGTTCCTCTTTCCTCTAGCCTTCTCAAACTTCCTTCCCTTGGACCGCACGTAAGGTTTAGTGTGGCTGTGTGGTACACCAGGAGCTGGACCGAAGTGCTTCACTGCTTCACGAGAATTCTTAGGACCTCTGAGGAGAACCTGCATTGGCAGCCAAAACAAGGTTACTTAATATCTTGagaaaaagattttaaatttaacaGTGAAACTAGTAAGAGGTACGGATCAATTTATAGCAGATGTTAAATTAAAACTACTTGGTGGTGTACTTAGAACTCATACCACGTTCTGACCCAATGGTGCTCTCAAAGCAAGCTGATCAAATGTCAAGCACTCTCCTCCTGCCTTCTCAATCCTGGCCCTTGCAGTCTCAGTGAACCTCAGTGCTGTAACCTTCATTTGTGGAACTTCATAAACCCTAATGTCATCGGTGACGGTCCCCACAACAACAGCAATCTTGTTGTCCTATATATAAGACCCAAGACTTTTTAGAGCAGAAAAGAATGATATAAATACAAATATCTCGATAGTTTGTATAGAATTTACTTAGAAGTGAAAAGGTGATGACGATTGAGAAAAAACTAACCTTTCCTTGCATATACTTAATCAACCTCGATAGAGAAAGTGGTGCCTTGTTGACTTTGCTCATGAACAAACGTTTAAGAATGACTGCATTGAACTTGCTTCCAGTCCTCCGGACAAGAAAACGGTACAGCTGACCAGGGAAAAACCAAGAACCCAATCAGACTACACACTCATACGATTATAAAATATGGGAAACTAAAACGACCATAGATTTACAGAGAAATGAGGGAGATTTCATGAGCCTCGCTAAACAAAATCTGACTAACTCACATgatcaattttgaaaaatcgaAGCTAGTTCCCTCAGAATATTTAGCAGTAAATAATCATGAAAAATCAGGATTAGCATGGTTCATAAACATCACAGGGAACAATTCCTCCACAGTTCAGCAATGTCAAATAGGAAGATACCCAAACTTGGGatccaaaataaaacaaaaccgcTTTCTAGATATTTCGTACCAGAAAACAATCGACGAAAAATACTAAATATATTGGCATGATAGTACTAATCCCGAAAATCCAAAATCTTTACACCAAACAATGGTCAATTCCATTGGAATGTAATTCAAAATCTTTACAGAAACAAAAGTAGAATACTTTTCGATACGATACATCCAGATTTAACAGACCAAAATTACAAAAGGCTCAGATAGATATGGAATTAGTTTTATTCCCTGACCACAAAAGGTCTCGTAATGAGCTGGGATTCGCATATATCATCATTGCACAAACAACAACATCCCCAAATTATCAAACCCAGAAATTAAAATTGGATTTAAAGAAACTGGAATCAACAAAATACGAACTTTCATTTGCTACAAGCCTACGACCATTCTTCAAGTACAATACAAAATGGCAATCAAATCATAATCCGTATACCAAATCCGTATAAATTCAAATACGTACAAGTATTCAAAGATATAAAAAAGTGTATATACCTTGACGAGAAGCTTGAGATAGATATCATCGGACTTGGGCGCTGTGCGCTTCGTCTTCTTGCTCTTACCTCCTGCCACGAGATCGATCCCCTGTTTCGCACCACACCACACCCAAtgttgtttaaatattaatacaGATGCTAATaaaaatggagagagagagagagagggaatgatACCATTGTTGCTGCTGGTGTTGAAGCTCGGTTGCTCGGGACGCCGCTTAGTGAAGCTAGGGTTTTGACAAGCTTTATAAAGTTTACAGTTGATACTGATGTCGGGCGGGTCTGTTGGGGAGTGGTCCAATTGGAGCCCTAGCAGTTTTACATGCTTCTGTTTTCGGCCCAATCGAACAGCCCATTATCGAGCTTGGCCCAATGAGATTTGTAAATATGTATGACTTGAGCAATGATGGACTTGTTTGGAGCTACTTTTAAGATGGCTGAAAAcgattttgtgaaattatttttGTAGCCAATCTTGttaaaatacaagtgaatcctGAAAAACAAGTGATTCttacaagaagcacataaccGGTGCTTACCAAAAGCATTGAAGTGATTTttgaattcaaaaatattttttataaaaacgctttcagtcattttaaaagcattttccaAACGAGCCAATCTTTGCCGGAAGTTCCCCATCGGCAGCTATCCATCTTTTAGCTTGGAATGAATCACTCTTTTGTGGCGTCTGTGTATTTGGAAGTTGGGGTGAAATTATTCATCCCAAGACGTGTGAAGCGTGGGTGATGGATACTGGCATTGATGACCCAAAAACTAATCGACTCGGATCATATGGGATGACATGGTAAATTAGACGCTAAAGAGTGATTAATTAACTTGTTAGTACTTGGGATGGATCACGATCAAAATCTTTATCAAAGGAAAGATCGacaaatggaaaaacaagaaattaagagggtgtgtgagaagtaaaaaaagacgtgtggatagcaccatccTTGATTTAAAGAAGTGATGACTAATCAGGAAACCAGCGAAACTTCTGAAATGCTGTGACGATAATTTACAAATgctcaacaaaaaacaaaccagAATGAGCAGATATTGACCAAAAAGTAGAGTCTAAACCGAAAACCTCTTCCCTGCACAAGCAAGAACAACATATGCAGTTACGATttacaaatttcataaaaacacaagaaaatctTCAATGTGATCAACGCTTGGAACTCTCGGATTAAGATGGCGCTTCTCCCTTGTCAAGCTCATCTATTAAACAGAATCCAAACTCTAGCACCTGTCGAGCTTCTTGTATTTTCTAATTGAGCTGTGAGAAATCTCCAAATAATCAGTTCTTTTTAGGAGGCTGCCCAAAGACGCACAACATAAGGACATCGTGATTAAATAATATCATCACACAATTGCTATCGAAACAAATATAAATGGCGATACACAtacctttttaaaatttaactTTGAACCGCTCGGGGATGCTTTATGATCAACTGGTTTCAGTATCTCAAAGGAACACACCAGAGCTTCATCAACACTCAATAGAGCACCGGCATTATCAAACTCCCCGCCATAGTTGGGAGCTGAAAATATTGTGACTAATCTTCGTTTTGCGAAAAACTCATAGCCATCCTCCACCACCTACAGTGTAACTTAAATAATCATTCATCTGGACAACTTGGATTAAATGTCACGAAAAAATTCAGCAAAAAGTCATAATGGTTTGCATAAAGGATGCCTAGAGGTACCATCAACCATAAAAACCGAGGTAAATTGTAATGCCTACAATATTTCTACAAGTCCAAAATATTGTGGACATAATTTATAAGACTACTAGGGGAATGGGAAAAGAAAAGGCGGGGAACACATATATGGTTAGGTTGTTTGTAATTAGGATTCAATTTGTTCAAGTAAGTATAGGATTACCTGATGACCCCGGCAAATGAGATCAAGCTCATTCTTATCTAAAAAATCACTAACTCTATCAGCTCCAAAAGTACAGGAAACACCTCGATCACTCTCCGCCCAACCCTCAACCCTAGCATCAGGATCAGACCAAAGCAGATCGCATAACAGACCATTATCTGGAATGTCAGTTGGCCgtgaaatttcttttatttggtcCAAGTTTTCCAACTCTGGCGAGAGACCCCCGTGCATACAAAGTATCTTCCCATCAATAAGTGCAGCCACAGGCAAACAATTAAAGCACTCGGTAAATATTTTCCAAAGCCTTACATTAAACCTCCTTTTACACTCGTCATAGAACCCATATATTCGATTAATCTTTGCATCTTCATGGTTTCCCCtcaaaaggaaaattttgtCAGGGTATCTTATTTTGTAGGCCAGAAGCAAACAGATTGTCTCCAAACTTTGCTTGCCTCGATCCACATAGTCTCCTAGAAACAGGTAATTTGCAGAAGGAGGATAACCACCATATTCGAACACCCTTAGTAGGTCTTGGTATTGTCCATGTATATCACCTGTAAGACGCCTGCAATATTAGGAAGACCGTGGACATAAAGAAATATAAGGAGATAATTGTACCATTTATGCCTTCAAGTATCATTTCTGCCCTCTATTTCATGCAAGAAACACTAGAGCATCATCAATACAGTGTACCATGATGTACAATTAGAGGACCAAGAAACGTTCTGAATACAAATTCGACGATACCAAGTACTCAAAATGCAGCAAAGGAACATCCAAGTCAAGAAATTCTAAGGTGAATTTTCAAGGTGAATGTGTACGTTGGCTGATTAAGGAAAAACACAATCCAAAAGTACATGATTGTGATATCCTTATAACCAGGCAAAAAACCGGTCATtacgaaaaacaaaaatcatttcTTTGTCTTTGTCTTTTCTTTACATTACTGACCAAAAAACGAACATTATTGGGCAGAAATTGAGACTAATGAACCAATGGCGTCCCAAATTGATAACTCAAACATATTCCAAATTCATCTAACGAAATGAACGTAGTGTTCCCCCGACCCGCTTGCGGTCCGCCTTGTTGGCTTGGGGTCACCCTTTATTTCGCACCTCAATTTAATCGAATTATCAGTTCTGCCACCATTCTGATTCAGTACCAAATTTCTTACATAATCATCCACAAGCAAACACCAGAAAATAAACGGGGTACAGTAAATTAGACAATTCAACACCATCATGATCATGAAAGATACTGTAAGAGAGGATGAGAGAGCTGACCGCAAATTCGAACCGGAGCTCGGACCTCGAGAAGATTAGGCTGAGAGAGGAAGATTTGGCGGGCGTTGACGCAAAGTTGACGGATCTCCGCCTCCGAAAGCTGCACTTGCTTCCCTCCTTTGCCTTCCAAAAGCCTCCTGATTATATCATCCAACACACCCTTATCCATCATCCCCTCCattgtcatcatcatcatctgctCTGCTCGAAAGAACCCAGATTGAAAGTTCTAAAATTTCTGAAGAACCAGAGAGATTGGAGAAATGGGTTGCTTTAAAAATCCAGAGATTCGAATCAAGATCCCAACTTTTTGGATTGAAGGAGAAGAAAGGTCAAGTGGGTCAACAGAGAAAAGCTGAGAAATTTATCAAaacctgaaagaaaaaaaaaaaacaaaaaaaaaatggtgcaaCTTGAGTTTTGGAATTAGAAGGAGAAGCAACAGAAGGAAGGGAATGATTGATTGGGATTAGAAAATTGGGATTTGCCTTGAATGTTTCTTATCTCtaattctttttctatttttttttattaatttcctCCTAAATTTTTCTCGCACCGCCATGTAGGTTTCAATTTTGTTGAAACCTTCAAATATGGACGGACAGGTGGGGGTGGTGAGAGGAAGATAGACCGGCGCATGATAGCAACGTTGTACACGTGGGTTCATGTTAGGAATCCGGATAACAACGTGGGTTCATGTTAGGAATCCGGATATGATCCGGATTTCTTTTATAAGAATTCTAAAATTCCataaattgtatcaatttatcatATATCATTTTCATATTTGAGCCATCAGAGGAATAAATCGTGTTCGTTCCTCAGTCAGTACTTATTCATGAGATGACGTGACCTCTCATGAGATTCGAATTTAATATTATGTATGCCATTTACATGAGATTTGAATTTGCATCCAAAACTACTGACACAGAAATTTGTAATATTATTTAAAGGTTTGCGTTTTGCATGTAAAATTTATCGTGGATGAAAAATTTGGTGTTAAGAATCACGTGCTCCAAAGATTAAAAAGTGATTTTCGCACTTTTTTTTAACTAGTCACCCACCCTCTTATTTATGGtcatcaaattgaataaatcaaacaaaatcaatATGAGAATTAGTGAGAAGCTAAAAACGATGTGTGAAAAGCAAAACTTCGTTTGTCAAAATTACCTAGTTGGGCCTTAATAATGGATCAGTCTCAGTTCACAGAAAAGTCACCTTGCCGAAGATCACACATAGCCCTACCCAAAACCCAAATTCTACCTCCAGGCGAGCCCAATGCCAAAGGGCCCAAAGATGGGTTACCAGCTACACCGGCGCGGGGACACAGGGCGCAGCCGAGCTAACTGATTCCGCACCAGTCAGTGCTTCAAAACAAAACTTTAGAACCAGAATTCAAGGTCCATTGTTCGATCTTAAAATCAATCGTCGAAGGGTTTTATTTGCTTGCTGCTGAAGATCTTAGATTTTCTCTATCCTCCATTTCCAGAATGTTCAAGAAGTAAGCTTTATGTTCTGTATTTCTAAATATATGCTATGTGCGTTTTAATTTGTTGATCATTGAGGCATATAATTTCTGGGTTTGCTTTGATTCGATGGAAATACAAAcagtttgttttaatttggattTTCGATTATGTGATTATATGGgttatgaatcctagaacgccaatGCCCTCGGTTTTGCGATTTATGCCTTGAATTTTATTGTTGCTTGTGTAATTGGAATGGTGCCATTGATTCTCTGTGTGTAAGCAATCGTTCTTTTAGCTTTTTCGGAAGAGGAGGTTCGTGGAGGATGGTTAGGGTTCCCAGTAGTTTGTTTTCGAGTGGAAGTGGTTTGGATTAGCAAATTCTTCTTGTTGCAATCGAGATACATAAGGGGAATATTTTGTTGTATAATTGCATGTATGTGTTACGTTGTAGGTTTTCCACCGAAGAGGTGTCTGCACAAAACCAAGTTAAGGCATCCGTCCAGCGCAAAATTCGGCAAAGTATTGCAGATGAGGTAAGATGTTCATAGGGATTTAACTGATGCTTTAAGATATACTTTACATTCGTTTTATCGAAAATTTAACTTCAACTGCAGTACCCTGGGCTCGAACAAGTGTTGGAAGATTTGATTCCTAAGAAGTCTCCTCTAATTGTGGCTAAATGGTTTGTTACTCTGTTGGATTTACTTCTTGACTCAGCTGTTCGTTTGGTGCTGTCTTATCCCGTATATCTAACATTGTTTCCCACTTTCTCCACTTTTTTCAGTCAGAACCATCTCAATTTGGTTGTGGTAAACAACGTGCCACTATTTTTCAACATTCGTGATGGACCATATATGCCTACCCTAAGACTCCTTCATCAGTGTAACAATTTCTTTCCCACAAATTTGTTTTCTCATTATTCTATTTTCTTGAAGAATCATTTGTCGGTTACTTTGTTTGTTGATCGTCATGTCTCTCTGCTGATAAGTTGTAGTAAGGTGAAAATGCAATTCTGGTGTTTTGGAAGTAAATAATTTGGAATGAACGTCTAATAATGAGAATGATAAACTTTAACTGTTACTTATACCAAAAGAGTTGCTTGTATTTTTAAATCTtaggattcaatgaatttaatGAGAGTGATTAGAAGTTTTCTCAATCACAGGCCGTACAATCAGTAAATAAGAATGCAATGATTTGTTGAGATCACAGTGGAAAACCAACTATTTTGTGGGTTTCTTGCTTTTCTTGGCATCCTGCATGGGGTTCCAAATGTGATATGAGCCCTACTGTAGTGGAAAGCCTAGGAAGATTCTGTCAATATTTTCAGCCAAGGATTTTGGGTGCGGGCAGGTGGAGCCATTGTACATCTACTCTAGAAAGTGAGAATTGTTACCTTCGGGTGAGACCTACCAGGTGAATTGATTCTCATGGTCGAAAGTTCCGATTCAACAATGTTCCGGTACCTTATTAAAGAGGAGAGAAATATTTCAGACTATGCCACAAGTCTATGCATATgaattttgggatttttcttttttgaaggACAGCGAAGAGGGCTTtgtgcttttgttttttaagtctGGTCTATGTTTTTCTATCATGCAATCTtcctttttcatctttttgttaaattaaaatcTATGTTATTTGTAAAGTTTTCCTTCCAAAAATATGTAGTTGAGAAAATTCAGGGTTTCCTTGTTGGGTTTTACAGATCCAGATGTTATGAAAAAGTTGCAAGTAGATAGGGGTGCCATAAGGTTTGTTCTCTCTGGTGCAAACATAATGTGTCCAGGTCTAACTTCTCCCGGTGGTGCTTTGGACAACGAAGTGGGAGCAGAAACTCCTGTGGTACGAgtttgtcttttttttatttctttggatTAATGTAAATGTCATACTCACGCTAGAACAAATATGATGTTGAGTCGATTTAAATAATTTCCGTATAATGAGATGGAAATGTTGAAGTTCAGTTTGATTTGTATGTATCCCAGGCGATAATGGCGGAAGGGAAGCAACATGCTCTCGCTATTGGCTTCACAAAGATGTCGGCAAAAGAAATGTAAGTTATTATCTCACTTGAAGGACGTTATAGTTGCTTCTCCTATACTATTGCCTGAGAAACCCTTAGAATATCGAGAACAAGATATGTAACATATAGAACCTAACTTGTCTTCACCGACCTCAGAATATGACATTAAATGATAAAAGCTTAAAAATTCAGAATAAATCATAAACCTCTGATTGTTAGCTTTTTAAAGTTTCTTCCCTTGTTCTTCGTAAATTTGGGCGGTAGGGCCAAGTTCACTCTACAGTGAACTAATAATTGTATCAAATCCAGCTTAGTAATCCATTGCTGATTGCCTTATCTGCATGGCTTACAGAAGAGATATCAACAAGGGAATTGGAGTTGACAACATGCATTATCTTAATGACGGTCTTTGGAAGGTATGTTGTTAAATTTTACTTCGTATCTATAGCCATTGCCGGTGTTTTAATTATCGTTTCCTCGATAAATGTttcaccttgctttgcagaTGGAACATCTAGATTGAGGATATTGAAGACTAACCGTGGTATCATCAAGAAGACATGAAGAAATTTATGTTACGGTTTCATCGATGTGGTGTTGAATCTTCTGTCGCGTTCGGCTGTTAGATCGGAGCTTAAAGAGTTATTTGTGTACCCTATTCGAAATTACTTAGTTTTGTATTTGTATGTGGAACCTTTATCGAATATTTCACCCCTTAATCAAATTGATTGTAAGATGGTCATATCCATTATGTCATACCATTCAGAGGTACTTCTCTTGTGTTTATGTAAGGTGGTGAATTCTCAATTCCCAAGCAGATGTTCTAGAGATTTCTCCGGTGATGGAATATACTCTTTTGCAAAGGAAAACTAAtcaaaagagtttgaaaactttgagttttaacgataaggacaaaataaagggtaaagtgaataataccatgattgactttttagtgcaaaaatgtggtttttcgtcaaaatgaacagtatcgagAGCTTTCTGTTAAAGTTCTCCTTTTGCAAagataaattaacaaaattatgaTATCCTCTTAGGGATGAGtcaatttaatattattaagaaattttaaaatgacagtattttattttttttaaatttgtgaattttattgtttggctaacctaaaaaaacaaaggaattCAAATATGAGATTAATGTGTGTATAGAGTTATCTAAGTGAGCACTCTAAAATGGTGAAATATTCAAAATACCATAAATTGCCCTTTAACAATTTCATGAATTacaattgaaccaaaaaaaGCTAAAGTATTtaaccatatttttattttgaatgcatttaatatttaaaattatagaaaaaaaaaaaaaaaaaaacaaaacctccCACATTAGGGGGTGGTTTCACGTCTTTAAttcatttcttttaaaaaaaataaaaatgtaaattaattatttaaataaaaaatatataaaaaagcCAATTGCCACATGCATACGCGTGTGGCAAGAGGCTAGTTAATATATAAATGAGAGATTGTAGTTGGGAAATGTGCTAGTGACAGTGATGGTGATGGAGGTGATGATAGTGGATGGTGGTGGCAACGACAATGGTGGTGATGGTAggaggcggtggtggtggtgatggtaggCGGCGGTGGTGACAATAGTATGCAGTTATAATAAAGAGCAAAAGGCACAAACTTTTTATAACAATATATTGATACATCAACTGTAAAATAGTCATAACTAAACGTTTTCCCGTGCAAGAGAGAAATTCATCTTTTACTTGTTTTTCCTACTTCCTGGACTATTAGGTGATTTCTGGCTTTTCTTGGCTTCAAATTTCCTGATTCGTAGAGCGGCTACATTGTGGCGCTGGTTATGTCTTTTCCGTTTGCTGCATACACACATGAACAAAGAAAATATCAACAGCGGAGCAAAAACGATCCGCCCTAGCTACGCTAGCAGAATTTCATTATGGAAATTGACATCGCAACAGAAGAAGGGCATACCTTACAAACAATAGGCCTGCTGTAAGCACCAATCCTCCAATGGCCCAAGAAACTCTTTCGCTAAATGGCATTTCCCTCCACCGCTGCTGGAATTCCTCTAGCAGCCTCAAGCTCTCAGCTTTCTGGGGCACCTCAGATGGTGAAGCCTTCCATGAATCAGCAATCAAATCAAGACTGGCTTTACCGCCATAGCAAAATGGTTCTTCCTTGCTCGTCGATAGGTCATCTTTAACGTCAAATCCTGCAGCATGGCAGAACTCTGTGCCATTACGAATCCATTCAGAGGCCCTGCCGCAAACATAATCATTTACTCCACATGGTGCTAGAACCTGGCAGAAAATATTTAATCATCAAAGTCGTTCTCTAATACATCTGGAAGGAGATAAGTTTGATGTCTTTAGCAAGCAGTGTCAGTTCAACTACTATTTGCATCGTTAACAAAACATTGCACACGAAAGAAACATTAATACTATCAATGATGAAGATACTTCAAAGAAGACCGTCTAGGCGGACAAACCAAGCAGCATGTCACACCCCCTCCAACCCAACACTTCATATTCCCCCTTCACTTTAATAAACTGGCAAGGAAAATCTTGGACTGGAAATTAAAAGCCACCCACACACCTGTGTTATTGCATCCGTAGAGTAGTAAGCCTCAGCACAAGCCTCAAAAACCCTGTCACAGAAAGAGGCACAAATAACCGGAGGTCCTGACTGCACACCAATGCGGGGATCACAGATGGAACATTCCAGCAATTCCCATAAATGCAAGCACTCTGGGCCAGCTTCCCCTGATGAAGCCAACTTCCTAA from Pyrus communis chromosome 17, drPyrComm1.1, whole genome shotgun sequence includes the following:
- the LOC137722155 gene encoding putative pectinesterase/pectinesterase inhibitor 28, whose product is MAYGDDADRRSRKRIVIISVSAFLLVAMVVAVTVGFAVEKSFYNSPYSGNKGSSHDMLASMKAIKAICQPTDYKRECLDSLSYASGNTTTDPVQLIRYGFKVAMKYISDAAKKSDFLRKLEKDPRTSSALDTCEELMELALGELRQSLVRLGFIDDLTKFNEMLMDLKVWLSATITYQESCLDAFENTTSSTDAAEEMKNVLKTSMHLSSNALAMVSQVFSAFTDLNNPDPSHRRLLQFDAFPVIGHSEFEDPKWYGGEGRKLLTTSTTSAPKINKPDIIVAKDGSGSYKTITEALKHVPKYGNETFIIYIKEGIYNEHILVSRSMTNVMMIGDGPNKTRITGNKNFVDGTTTYRTATVAIQGDHFMAMDIGFENSAGPEKHQAVALRVSADKAIFYRCSMDGYQDTLYTHAQRQFYRDCTISGTIDFVFGDATAIFQNCTFLIRKPLPNQSCIVTAQGRKERRQPSAIIIQNSTITADPDYFPVKDENKAYLGRPWKEYSRTIIMDSYIDDVIQPEGWLPWEGEWGLNTCFYAELGNTGPAANKARRVAWRGMKKITENHAADFTPGRFFRGDKWIRLSGVPYIPGLTARNQPKTATVSTPSVLKGV
- the LOC137723352 gene encoding large ribosomal subunit protein eL18y-like gives rise to the protein MGIDLVAGGKSKKTKRTAPKSDDIYLKLLVKLYRFLVRRTGSKFNAVILKRLFMSKVNKAPLSLSRLIKYMQGKDNKIAVVVGTVTDDIRVYEVPQMKVTALRFTETARARIEKAGGECLTFDQLALRAPLGQNVVLLRGPKNSREAVKHFGPAPGVPHSHTKPYVRSKGRKFEKARGKRNSKGFRV
- the LOC137722958 gene encoding uncharacterized protein translates to MFKKFSTEEVSAQNQVKASVQRKIRQSIADEYPGLEQVLEDLIPKKSPLIVAKCQNHLNLVVVNNVPLFFNIRDGPYMPTLRLLHQYPDVMKKLQVDRGAIRFVLSGANIMCPGLTSPGGALDNEVGAETPVAIMAEGKQHALAIGFTKMSAKEIRDINKGIGVDNMHYLNDGLWKMEHLD
- the LOC137723351 gene encoding serine/threonine-protein phosphatase PP1 isoform X2, which gives rise to MMMMTMEGMMDKGVLDDIIRRLLEGKGGKQVQLSEAEIRQLCVNARQIFLSQPNLLEVRAPVRICGDIHGQYQDLLRVFEYGGYPPSANYLFLGDYVDRGKQSLETICLLLAYKIRYPDKIFLLRGNHEDAKINRIYGFYDECKRRFNVRLWKIFTECFNCLPVAALIDGKILCMHGGLSPELENLDQIKEISRPTDIPDNGLLCDLLWSDPDARVEGWAESDRGVSCTFGADRVSDFLDKNELDLICRGHQVVEDGYEFFAKRRLVTIFSAPNYGGEFDNAGALLSVDEALVCSFEILKPVDHKASPSGSKLNFKKLN
- the LOC137723351 gene encoding serine/threonine-protein phosphatase PP1 isoform X1, with product MMMMTMEGMMDKGVLDDIIRRLLEGKGGKQVQLSEAEIRQLCVNARQIFLSQPNLLEVRAPVRICGDIHGQYQDLLRVFEYGGYPPSANYLFLGDYVDRGKQSLETICLLLAYKIRYPDKIFLLRGNHEDAKINRIYGFYDECKRRFNVRLWKIFTECFNCLPVAALIDGKILCMHGGLSPELENLDQIKEISRPTDIPDNGLLCDLLWSDPDARVEGWAESDRGVSCTFGADRVSDFLDKNELDLICRGHQVVEDGYEFFAKRRLVTIFSAPNYGGEFDNAGALLSVDEALVCSFEILKPVDHKASPSGSKLNFKKPPKKN